Proteins from a single region of Macrotis lagotis isolate mMagLag1 chromosome 2, bilby.v1.9.chrom.fasta, whole genome shotgun sequence:
- the CBX4 gene encoding E3 SUMO-protein ligase CBX4 isoform X2: MELPAVGEHVFAVESIEKKRIRKGRVEYLVKWRGWSPKYNTWEPEENILDPRLLIAFQNRERQEQLMGYRKRGPKPKPLVVQVPTFARRSNVLSGLQDSSADNRSKLELGSQGKNQSHQYELNSKKHHQYQPHGKEQGGKPPPHGKSGKYYYQLNSKKHHPYQPDPKMYDLQYQPSHKETPNPTCPDLGTKSHPPDKWAHSQVPKSYLPTVKPLTSGGGAGVKGSEKGQSNGVTPPPKEAGMPAGNGIGGKMKIVKNKNKNGRIVIVMSKYMENGMQAVKIKSGEGVEAESRSPGHTKKKAGEERHSSGDRTLKKVAGTNEKSPDLPPKRRDEDSQTGEEEEAQIPDSGSRKPSPAKEAFLDQPLQLTTKPDLLAWDSARGPHPPSSHHHHHHHHHHHHHSVGLNLASSRKRCLSDSHGDREPCKKRLTARSISTPTCLGAGPLAERPADLPTAAPAAPPQPEVILLDSDLDEPIDLRCVKSRCGAGAPPSPLQVKPEAPAAVAAAAPAEKPPAQARDPPEEPLAEFKPFFGNIIITDVTANCLTVTFKEYVTV; the protein is encoded by the exons ATGGAGCTGCCAGCTGTCGGGGAGCACGTCTTTGCGGTGGAAAGCATCGAGAAGAAGCGAATCCGAAAG GGCAGAGTGGAGTATCTGGTGAAATGGAGAGGCTGGTCCCCCAA ATATAACACGTGGGAACCCGAGGAGAATATCCTGGATCCCAGACTGCTGATCGCTTTCCAGAACAG GGAACGGCAGGAGCAATTGATGGGATATCGGAAGAGAGGGCCGAAGCCTAAACCGCTGGTTGTTCAA GTGCCCACCTTTGCCCGACGCTCCAACGTGCTGAGCGGCCTTCAAGACTCCTCAGCAGACAACCGCTCCAAGCTAGAGCTGGGCTCTCAAGGGAAGAACCAAAGTCACCAATATGAACTCAACAGCAAGAAGCACCACCAGTACCAGCCACATGGCAAGGAGCAAGGGGGCAAGCCCCCGCCCCACGGCAAGAGCGGCAAATACTACTATCAACTCAACAGCAAGAAGCATCACCCCTACCAGCCGGACCCCAAGATGTACGACCTTCAGTACCAGCCCAGCCACAAGGAGACTCCCAACCCCACCTGTCCGGATTTGGGGACCAAGAGCCACCCACCTGACAAGTGGGCGCACAGCCAAGTGCCGAAAAGTTATCTGCCAACTGTGAAGCCCCTGACCAGTGGGGGCGGGGCTGGGGTCAAAGGCTCGGAGAAGGGCCAGTCCAACGGCGTCACTCCCCCGCCCAAGGAGGCAGGAATGCCCGCGGGCAACGGGATCGGGGGCAAGATGAAAATAGTCAAAAACAAGAATAAGAACGGACGCATAGTCATCGTCATGAGCAAATACATGGAAAATGGCATGCAGGCGGTGAAAATCAAGTCCGGGGAGGGCGTTGAGGCCGAGAGCCGCTCCCCGGGCCACACCAAGAAGAAGGCCGGGGAGGAGCGGCACAGCAGCGGAGACAGGACTTTGAAAAAGGTGGCCGGGACCAATGAGAAAAGTCCTGATCTACCCCCCAAAAGGCGGGACGAGGACTCCCagactggggaagaggaggaggccCAGATCCCGGACTCTGGTTCCCGCAAGCCCTCCCCGGCTAAGGAGGCGTTCCTGGACCAGCCCCTCCAGCTCACCACCAAGCCCGACCTGTTGGCCTGGGACTCGGCCCGGGGCCCGCACCCGCCTtcttcccaccaccaccaccatcaccaccaccaccaccaccaccactcggTGGGGCTGAATCTGGCCAGCTCGCGTAAGCGCTGCCTCTCGGATTCCCACGGTGATCGCGAGCCCTGCAAGAAGCGCCTCACGGCTCGCAGCATCAGCACTCCCACCTGCCTGGGCGCCGGCCCCTTGGCCGAGCGGCCGGCCGACCTGCCCACCGCCGCCCCGGCCGCCCCGCCCCAGCCCGAGGTCATCCTCCTGGACTCCGACCTGGACGAGCCCATTGACTTGCGCTGCGTCAAGTCGCGCTGCGGGGCCGGGGCGCCTCCCAGCCCGCTGCAGGTGAAGCCCGAGGCGCCGGCGGCCGTGGCCGCGGCGGCGCCGGCCGAGAAGCCGCCGGCCCAGGCGCGGGACCCGCCCGAGGAGCCGCTGGCCGAATTCAAGCCTTTCTTTGGAAATATAATCATCACCGACGTAACCGCGAACTGCCTCACCGTCACTTTCAAAGAGTACGTGACCGTGTAG
- the CBX4 gene encoding E3 SUMO-protein ligase CBX4 isoform X1: protein MELPAVGEHVFAVESIEKKRIRKGRVEYLVKWRGWSPNHRGGLFLLMCLPPPFPFARYNTWEPEENILDPRLLIAFQNRERQEQLMGYRKRGPKPKPLVVQVPTFARRSNVLSGLQDSSADNRSKLELGSQGKNQSHQYELNSKKHHQYQPHGKEQGGKPPPHGKSGKYYYQLNSKKHHPYQPDPKMYDLQYQPSHKETPNPTCPDLGTKSHPPDKWAHSQVPKSYLPTVKPLTSGGGAGVKGSEKGQSNGVTPPPKEAGMPAGNGIGGKMKIVKNKNKNGRIVIVMSKYMENGMQAVKIKSGEGVEAESRSPGHTKKKAGEERHSSGDRTLKKVAGTNEKSPDLPPKRRDEDSQTGEEEEAQIPDSGSRKPSPAKEAFLDQPLQLTTKPDLLAWDSARGPHPPSSHHHHHHHHHHHHHSVGLNLASSRKRCLSDSHGDREPCKKRLTARSISTPTCLGAGPLAERPADLPTAAPAAPPQPEVILLDSDLDEPIDLRCVKSRCGAGAPPSPLQVKPEAPAAVAAAAPAEKPPAQARDPPEEPLAEFKPFFGNIIITDVTANCLTVTFKEYVTV, encoded by the exons ATGGAGCTGCCAGCTGTCGGGGAGCACGTCTTTGCGGTGGAAAGCATCGAGAAGAAGCGAATCCGAAAG GGCAGAGTGGAGTATCTGGTGAAATGGAGAGGCTGGTCCCCCAA CCACAGAGGTGGATTATTTCTTCTGATGtgtctccctcccccctttccctttgcaaGATATAACACGTGGGAACCCGAGGAGAATATCCTGGATCCCAGACTGCTGATCGCTTTCCAGAACAG GGAACGGCAGGAGCAATTGATGGGATATCGGAAGAGAGGGCCGAAGCCTAAACCGCTGGTTGTTCAA GTGCCCACCTTTGCCCGACGCTCCAACGTGCTGAGCGGCCTTCAAGACTCCTCAGCAGACAACCGCTCCAAGCTAGAGCTGGGCTCTCAAGGGAAGAACCAAAGTCACCAATATGAACTCAACAGCAAGAAGCACCACCAGTACCAGCCACATGGCAAGGAGCAAGGGGGCAAGCCCCCGCCCCACGGCAAGAGCGGCAAATACTACTATCAACTCAACAGCAAGAAGCATCACCCCTACCAGCCGGACCCCAAGATGTACGACCTTCAGTACCAGCCCAGCCACAAGGAGACTCCCAACCCCACCTGTCCGGATTTGGGGACCAAGAGCCACCCACCTGACAAGTGGGCGCACAGCCAAGTGCCGAAAAGTTATCTGCCAACTGTGAAGCCCCTGACCAGTGGGGGCGGGGCTGGGGTCAAAGGCTCGGAGAAGGGCCAGTCCAACGGCGTCACTCCCCCGCCCAAGGAGGCAGGAATGCCCGCGGGCAACGGGATCGGGGGCAAGATGAAAATAGTCAAAAACAAGAATAAGAACGGACGCATAGTCATCGTCATGAGCAAATACATGGAAAATGGCATGCAGGCGGTGAAAATCAAGTCCGGGGAGGGCGTTGAGGCCGAGAGCCGCTCCCCGGGCCACACCAAGAAGAAGGCCGGGGAGGAGCGGCACAGCAGCGGAGACAGGACTTTGAAAAAGGTGGCCGGGACCAATGAGAAAAGTCCTGATCTACCCCCCAAAAGGCGGGACGAGGACTCCCagactggggaagaggaggaggccCAGATCCCGGACTCTGGTTCCCGCAAGCCCTCCCCGGCTAAGGAGGCGTTCCTGGACCAGCCCCTCCAGCTCACCACCAAGCCCGACCTGTTGGCCTGGGACTCGGCCCGGGGCCCGCACCCGCCTtcttcccaccaccaccaccatcaccaccaccaccaccaccaccactcggTGGGGCTGAATCTGGCCAGCTCGCGTAAGCGCTGCCTCTCGGATTCCCACGGTGATCGCGAGCCCTGCAAGAAGCGCCTCACGGCTCGCAGCATCAGCACTCCCACCTGCCTGGGCGCCGGCCCCTTGGCCGAGCGGCCGGCCGACCTGCCCACCGCCGCCCCGGCCGCCCCGCCCCAGCCCGAGGTCATCCTCCTGGACTCCGACCTGGACGAGCCCATTGACTTGCGCTGCGTCAAGTCGCGCTGCGGGGCCGGGGCGCCTCCCAGCCCGCTGCAGGTGAAGCCCGAGGCGCCGGCGGCCGTGGCCGCGGCGGCGCCGGCCGAGAAGCCGCCGGCCCAGGCGCGGGACCCGCCCGAGGAGCCGCTGGCCGAATTCAAGCCTTTCTTTGGAAATATAATCATCACCGACGTAACCGCGAACTGCCTCACCGTCACTTTCAAAGAGTACGTGACCGTGTAG